One Solanum pennellii chromosome 10, SPENNV200 genomic region harbors:
- the LOC107032581 gene encoding zeatin O-glucosyltransferase-like gives MRKSVPKILAKKKKVGSYFLIQSLEIFHWEIISSMASNLHICKNNQKGQKIVVVIVPFLAQGHLNQLLQLSCLIASYNNIKVHYVSTKTHNLQAKVRVVNSFDSFSKIHFHEFPIPNFISPNPNPNSRIKFPSHLQSSFESSSYLRNPVKRLIQTLSSKYQRVVIINDSLMGSVVQDYVSVPNAEAYTFHSVSAFALLLFIWERKKRPFLIDSEMLIDLPSLEDCFSPEFENLMRKEYECMNFNSGKIYNTCKVIESPFLDLLSKEVTNNNEKQWALGPFNPVTFPKNGPNTKSHTCLLWLDKQEPNSVILVSFGTTTSFSDEQIKEMAIGLEQSEQKFIWVLRDADKGNVFTKDSTRKIELPKGFEERVKERGILVRDWAPQLEILSHCSIGGFLSHCGWNSCMESVSMGVPIAAWPMHSDQPRNTVLITKILKIGIVVRDWANRNELVKSNVVKSCVEKLMASKEGDEMRNKAKILSVEIRKSVAEGGIKRIELDSFISHITR, from the coding sequence ATGAGAAAGTCTGTACCAAAAATTTTagccaagaaaaaaaaagtaggtTCATATTTTCTCATACAAAGTTTAGAAATATTTCATTGGGAAATTATTTCTTCAATGGCTTCCAATCTTCATATTtgcaaaaataaccaaaaaggTCAAAAAATTGTTGTAGTAATAGTCCCTTTTCTAGCACAAGGTCATCTTAATCAACTTCTACAACTCTCTTGCCTTATAGCATCTTATAACAACATAAAAGTTCATTATGTTAGTACAAAAACACATAATCTTCAAGCAAAAGTTAGAGTTGTAAATAGTTTTGACTCTTTTTCCAAAATTCATTTCCATGAATTTCCTATTCCTAATTTCATCTCACCAAATCCAAATCCGAATTCGCGAATTAAATTTCCATCTCATCTTCAATCTTCATTTGAATCATCTTCTTATCTGAGGAATCCTGTGAAAAGGTTAATCCAAACTCTTTCATCCAAGTATCAGAGAGTCGTTATCATAAACGACTCTTTGATGGGATCAGTTGTTCAAGATTATGTGTCAGTACCAAATGCTGAGGCATACACTTTCCATAGTGTGTCAGCTTTTGCTCTGCTCCTATTTATATGGGAGCGGAAAAAGAGACCGTTTCTTATAGACTCTGAAATGTTGATTGACCTTCCTTCCCTCGAAGATTGTTTTAGTCCAGAATTCGAGAATCTTATGAGAAaagaatatgaatgcatgaacTTTAACTCGGGAAAGATTTATAACACTTGTAAAGTCATAGAAAGtccttttcttgatttgttgtcGAAAGAAGTGACCAATAACAACGAAAAACAATGGGCCCTCGGCCCGTTTAACCCGGTCACATTTCCCAAGAACGGGCCCAATACCAAAAGTCACACGTGTTTGTTATGGCTCGACAAACAAGAACCAAACTCGGTGATATTAGTATCATTTGGTACCACGACTTCATTTTCTGATGAACAGATAAAGGAAATGGCAATTGGACTAGAGCAGAGCGAACAAAAGTTCATTTGGGTGTTGAGAGACGCGGATAAAGGGAATGTTTTTACTAAAGACTCAACAAGAAAGATTGAATTGCCAAAGGGGTTTGAGGAGAGAGTTAAAGAAAGGGGGATTTTGGTAAGAGATTGGGCACCTCAATTGGAGATCTTGTCACATTGTTCGATTGGTGGATTCTTGAGTCACTGTGGGTGGAATTCATGCATGGAAAGTGTCTCGATGGGCGTGCCAATAGCTGCATGGCCAATGCATTCTGATCAACCAAGAAATACTGTATTAATTACCAAGATTCTTAAAATTGGAATTGTTGTTAGAGATTGGGCTAATAGGAATGAATTGGTAAAATCAAATGTGGTGAAAAGTTGTGTGGAAAAATTAATGGCATCAAAAGAAGGAGATGAAATGAGGAACAAAGCAAAAATTTTGAGTGTAGAAATTAGAAAATCAGTGGCAGAGGGTGGAATTAAACGTATAGAATTGGATTCATTCATATCTCATATAACAAGATAA
- the LOC107031939 gene encoding transcription initiation factor IIB-2, protein MGDLYCSDCKRNTEVVFDHAAGDTVCSECGLVLESRSIDETSEWRTFADESGDHDPNRVGGPVNPLLGDVGLSTVISKGPNGSNGDSSLARLQNRGGDPERALVMAFKAIANMADRLSLVSTIKDRASEIYKRLEDQKCTRGRNLDALVAACIYIACRQEGKARTVKEICSIANGATKKEIGRAKEFIVKQLKVEMGDSMEMGTIHAGDYLRRFCSNIGMNHEEIKAVQETVKKSEEFDIRRSPISIAAAIIYMLTQLTDSKKPLRDISIATTVAEGTIKNAYKDLYPHASKIIPQWYLKDKDIKSLSSPKA, encoded by the exons ATGGGTGACTTATACTGTTCGGACTGCAAACGGAACACGGAGGTGGTATTTGACCATGCCGCCGGTGATACAGTTTGTTCGGAGTGTGGACTTGTACTGGAATCGAGGTCAATAGATGAGACGTCTGAGTGGCGTACGTTTGCTGATGAATCCGGCGATCATGACCCGAACCGTGTTGGAGGACCCGTTAACCCGTTGCTTGGTGATGTTGGTCTATCTACTGTCATTTCTAAAGGTCCTAATGGAAGTAATGGAGATTCATCTCTAGCTAGGTTGCAGAATCGAGGTGGTGATCCTGAACGTGCCCTAGTTATGGCTTTTAAGGCTATTGCTAATATGGCTGATAG GTTGAGCCTTGTTTCTACCATAAAG GACCGAGCAAGTGAGATATACAAAAGGCTAGAAGACCAGAAGTGTACGAGAGGAAGGAATCTGGATGCCTTGGTAGCTGCTTGTATTTACATTGCTTGTCGGCAAGAAGGCAAAGCACGCACTGTAAAAG AAATATGCTCAATCGCCAATGGAGCTACAAAGAAGGAAATTGGCCGAGCAAAAGAGTTCATTGTGAAACAATTGAAGGTTGAAATGGGAGACTCAATGGAGATGGGGACTATACATGCTGGAGACTATCTG AGACGTTTCTGTTCTAACATTGGAATGAACCATGAAGAGATTAAGGCTGTCCAGGAAACTGTCAAGAAGTCGGAAGAGTTTGATATAAG GAGGAGTCCTATTTCAATTGCTGCAGCAATAATATACATGCTAACACAGCTTACAGATTCAAAGAAACCCCTGCGAG ATATCTCAATTGCAACCACAGTTGCAGAAGGGACTATAAAGAATGCATATAAGGATCTCTATCCACATGCTTCCAAAATTATACCTCAATGGTACCTCAAGGATAAGGACATTAAGAGCCTAAGCAGTCCCAAGGCATAG